In Mixophyes fleayi isolate aMixFle1 chromosome 4, aMixFle1.hap1, whole genome shotgun sequence, the following proteins share a genomic window:
- the N4BP3 gene encoding NEDD4-binding protein 3 encodes MAAAQTFSLTCNTGNPPLQSFTSDVSYGCSMGSVSSLIEKHDFSPDDFKLDFKPFPESHSQGNNLKRGLNQRELLGYLSITKKDGKSSKKFPSGLAFRREHSVDGGENDYPGLYHKERRGTDFSKTSLPERGRFEKSRFGQSALKPSNAKNFMSMQSLCSSGGHKLSKSNGSLNTLGSLNSTSRCGQLKSNNIHHINQHESENDENESLPDSKQNSINSFNSYSPGFGVARAQISASTGHINHIGGSLDRASRGARDMISGEKTPLSCKSMATLSRLQCSGEPPPPYEYSQSVEDVARQLEEKLHEKGMELRPLRRNPSDNDDPFTQVFEDKRRLWMEELDELKQMYMSKLHQISQQALRSQRALQLQLYKVQQEKKRLQEDLGSMRVECEQLRQKQLQPENPKLEESKWEISQKAGEISLLKQQLRDSQAEVTQKTGEVFLMRTQLREAKAIAREKDKEAADLRAHLQAAEDAKDKTSSVVTNGKMCSEVEDSKCWGLKEISEAFDLDRLRAELMLERRQNEAQILNFETERKTWKEEKEKVLRYQKEIQASYLEMYHRNQALERQIKELRQVPIQFPSTPSLWMDAVESFETT; translated from the exons ATGGCAGCTGCACAAACCTTCAGCCTGACCTGTAACACTGGgaacccacctcttcagtctTTCACCTCCGACGTTTCATACGGGTGCAGTATGGGTAGTGTGAGCAGTCTGATAGAGAAGCATGACTTTTCACCAGATGATTTCAAGTTGGACTTTAAGCCATTTCCAGAATCCCACAGCCAAGGAAATAACTTAAAGAGGGGTCTGAATCAGAGAGAACTGCTTGGTTACCTGAGCATCACAAAGAAAGATGGCAAAAGTTCCAAGAAGTTTCCCTCGGGGCTGGCATTCCGAAGAGAACACAGTGTGGATGGAGGAGAGAATGATTACCCTGGCTTATACCACAAAGAGCGCCGGGGGACAGACTTCAGCAAGACTTCACTTCCAGAAAGGGGACGTTTTGAAAAG TCTCGCTTTGGGCAGTCTGCTTTGAAGCCATCAAATGCGAAGAACTTTATGTCAATGCAGAGTTTATGTTCTTCAGGTGGCCACAAGTTATCCAAAAGCAATGGAAGTCTGAACACACTTGGCAGTCTGAATAGCACTTCTCGTTGTGGGCAACTGAAGTCAAACAACATTCATCATATCAATCAGCACGAAAGCGAAAACGATGAGAACGAGAGCTTGCCTGATTCTAAGCAAAACTCCATCAACAGCTTTAATTCTTATAGTCCGGGGTTTGGTGTAGCACGTGCACAAATAAGTGCTTCCACTGGACATATTAACCATATTGGAGGATCTTTAGACAGAGCCTCCCGCGGTGCTCGAGACATGATATCTGGTGAGAAGACACCACTGTCCTGCAAGAGCATGGCAACCTTAAGTCGCTTACAGTGTTCAGGAGAACCTCCTCCACCATACGAGTACTCACAGTCTGTGGAGGATGTAGCCCGCCAACTGGAAGAAAAGCTGCACGAAAAAGGGATGGAACTGAGACCTCTAAGAAGGAATCCAAGTGACAATGATGATCCCTTTACTCAA GTGTTTGAAGACAAGCGTCGTCTCTGGATGGAGGAACTGGATGAGTTAAAACAGATGTACATGTCTAAGCTGCATCAGATCTCTCAGCAGGCACTGCGCAGCCAACGGGCCTTACAGCTACAGCTATATAAAGTTCAGCAGGAGAAAAAGCGTCTTCAGGAAGACCTGGGCTCCATGAGGGTGGAGTGTGAGCAGCTGAGGCAAAAGCAATTGCAGCCTGAAAATCCTAAACTGGAAGAATCCAAATGGGAG ATCTCTCAGAAGGCTGGTGAGATCTCTCTCTTGAAACAGCAGCTTAGAGACTCACAAGCCGAGGTCACACAAAAAACAGGGGAAGTTTTCCTGATGAGGACACAACTTCGGGAGGCAAAAGCTATAGCAAGAGAGAAAGACAAGGAGGCAGCAGACTTAAGAGCTCACCTGCAGGCTGCAGAGGATGCCAAAGATAAAACTTCTTCAGTGGTAACAAATGGTAAAATGTGCTCTGAAGTGGAGGACTCGAAGTGCTGGGGACTGAAAGAAATTTCAGAGGCTTTTGATCTAGATAGACTAAGGGCTGAGTTGATGCTGGAAAGACGTCAGAACGAGGCCCAGATTTTGAATTTTGAGACTGAAAGGAAAACTTGGAAAGAGGAAAAGGAAAAAGTGCTAAGGTACCAGAAAGAGATCCAAGCCAGCTACCTAGAAATGTACCATCGCAACCAGGCTCTTGAGAGACAGATTAAAGAGCTGAGACAGGTTCCAATCCAGTTTCCCAGCACTCCATCACTTTGGATGGATGCTGTGGAATCCTTTGAAACAACATGA